GCCAATGTTTCTTGGATTTTTCATATCACTCACCTCCTTCAGGCACAGGCAAAAGCTTCTGCCTCTGCGCATAATCCAGAACAGTCTCGCCGTGCTCGAGCATCATCTGCCCAAGGAACGCGCCCTCGAACGAAAGGATCCCGGTTTCGATAGCTGTCACCTGCCCTTTGATCCAGTCCCGGAGAATTGAGTACACGGCAACGCTGGCCTTGTCGTATGCCTGGCGTTCGTGCTCCGCTTTGGTTTTGTGCATCCGACTGGTGTGGGGATGCTCACGTAGCCAGGCCGCGGCGTATCCGGAAAAGCTGGCCTTCACGCTTACCATCTTTCCTCGATACTGGAACTGAACCGTAAGGCTCTGTTCTTCGTCGTCGACCATGCTTCCGAACTTCTGGCAGCCGAACCCGCGCAGGATCTTCTGGATTTCGCCCAGGGCTTTGTCACCGCTGGTGGCTTTTTCGTATGGCAGGCTCATTTAGTGCAGCTCCTTGGCTATACTCTGGCAGCGAATGACTGGAGATCCGCAATGTGTGGCAGATTCAATGTAACTGACAGCCCTGTAGTCGGAGACCTGATGGACAAGCTTGGTATGCCGTTGCGGCCGCGACCTCAACTCAACGTCCCACCTGGTGGCAATGCGGAATTTGTCATTGAGGGCGGCGCCGGCCGCCAGCTGGTCGACGGCATCTGGTCCTTGCTCATTGAGCAGAAACCTGACGGGAGCGGGTACAGACCGAACCCGAAGTTCCACACCTTCAATGCCCGATCCGATCGACTCACTTCCAGCCCGCTCTGGAACAAGGCATACCCGAGCCGGCGTTGCATCGTCCCTGTCAGCGCCTTCCACGAATGGCGCGGAAAGCAGGTGTACAACATTCACCCCAAAGGTGAAGCCACGGCGCTCGCCGGACTGTGGCAGAGCTGGCGGTTTGGAGGTGACCTGGTTAACTCCTTCACTGTGATAACGCTCCCGCCGCACCCGCGATTCAGTCACATCCACCCAAAGAGCATTCCGCTGATGCTCAGGCCGGATGATTTTGACATGTGGCTGGATCCGAACTTCAACCAGACCGATGCATTCCAGGGAATGATGAAGAGCCACATCGCGGCCCCGCTGATTTGCCAGCCCGTTCGGAGCGCCAACTATCTGGATCCCGTGGGTGATGCGGAAGTTTTGGAAGCTGATTGACATCATCGAGCGGCTCCCGAGCCGCCTGCGTACGATCGGACTCGGACAGATGTATCCTCGAGTACGTTCGCCAGGTTGATTATTCGCTGGTAACCCTCTTTGATAACCTGCCGGAGGTTCTCGTTTGGTGCGTTGCTCAACCGTTCCGCCCACCAGAATAGAAGCTCCCGGGCAGCGACCTCTTCACCGTTTTCCAGCTCCTCGATTCTGGTGTTCGCCTTTTCAAGCCGATCTTTAACCTTGTCGAACTCACTCACCAGTATGTATGGCGTCCACTTCTCACCATCCGGGCAGGACTGCGGCTCATCGTCCTGGCACCACAGTCGCCCCTCCTCTCCGGCGCAGCATTCTGGTTGCAGATAGATCCTAGTGTGCTCACTCATGCCGCCTTTACCTCCTGATCAACCGGGACAATTCGGCTTAGATCGTCCTCCATGCCACCGTTTCTAGGCCGGAATCTCCCCAGTTCTTCCCAGGTAAATCGCCCTGCATCTACTAAATCCCTCGCATAGCCGCAGAAATTCGAGCGGTGATAGCAGCCATGCTCTTTGTGGTAAACCATGAACAACGGTTCGTTGGTCGGAAAAAGAATGTCCTTGATGACTTGAGCGCGCTGGAAGTCCATTGCTTTCACAGCCCTGGACAGTTCCCTTTCAAGACGGCTACGGCGCTTACCATCGTTACGCTTACGGCGGAGGTCGCCCGGGTTCGTGAGATAGATGGCGCCGCTGTGAACATTGAGCAAGCCGTACTTGCCGGTGACCACCCACCACATATTGTTCAGGTTGTAGTAAGCGGTGCCGACAACAACGCGGTCGTCATACCCGATCGCAAAAACTTGTGCGCCATGATTGATTGTCTCGCCGTCAGCAGACCGAGCGTTGCTTGCCATGTTGATGCGAGCACGCCCCAGTGCAGAGTCGTAATGGCCGCCCGAGCGATTGGACTGCTCTACCCATTCCACTGCAGTAAGGCCACCGGGGCCACGCTTTGCATGTCGCCCTTCACCCTTGCGGTCGCAGAACCCATAGCCCGAGAAAACATTGCACAGGTAGTCACGGACCCGGAGCCGAGTGCGCTCCGTTTCCAGCCAGAGGAGGTACGGCATACGCTTTTCTTTGTCGAAGTCATAGCGGCCGCCATTGGGATTGTCGCCATTAGCCACGTCTTGCCACATTTCGAACTTGATGCAACGGCCGCTCAGATCTAGATAGCCCTGAAGGTCGCCCTTCCGGCAGTAGCGGTGGCCTTCAGCAAAGCTCCGGCCATACTGCTCGATCATTTCCGATGGCACCTGAACGCTCCACCCTAGGCGGTTCAGCTGCTGGACGATCCTCTTAAACACCTGGCGCTTGAAGTCTCGTTCATACTCCTGCCACTGGTCCCAGCCCCGGCGCTCCGGATTCTCCCAGACGCTCAAACTGGCATCACCAAAACGCACTTCACCTTCTCTCTGAATCTGGCTCACAGCAGTATCTCCTGTATCGCAGTTCTCGGCTCCGGCCGGTTGGTCACGTCCACTAGGTGAACGAACGGCTCCGGCTCGTGGCTGTTGCAAATTTCGGTGGCGAATACCTCTGCGCCGTGCAGATCGCACCGACCGTATGGTGTGCGTGTTGGCGTTGGTGAGCTGGCGTAGCGAGCCTTGAAGGGGCAGTGTTTGTCCTCGTCCCACCCGACCGGCTTATAGTGTTCGCAGCTATCACAGGCCCGGGGCATCTGTACCTGTGGCTCTAATTCAGTCACTTTCCACCTCCTGCTCCCGAGGCTTCCCAACCAGGCATTTGCCATCCGGCCCCATATCAAACGGGCACTGGCAGTTTGGATAGCTGCACACGTTTTCTTTTCGTGACATGTCACGATCTTTGTAAACCAGCGCTAGGATGTACTCGGTTTGGTCATCGAACTCCCGGAGGTTGGCGGCCTCCTCGATCGCTTCCCGTTCGTTGGCAGCTAGCTCCATCGTGAAGTTCTTCATGTCCAGGAACTTGTTGCGCTCGCGCTGGCGGCGCTTGCGCTCAGTTGGTGTCATGGCCATCAATCAACCCTCCGGAACTCGATTACCCATACCCAGGGGTTGGCGTCCCAGGAGTCACTGCCGTTGATAGATTCCCATAGCGCCGCGAAAGCGTGGACGGATACAGGAGCAAGCTCGCCTTTCCACGGTGTTTCTTTCCCCATCCAGTCCTGAACACCTTCGTTCCAGGCGTCTTCCTCGCTGATGTCCTGCAACCGCTCCACCCGAACATCGGTGATCTCCAGCGTTATCCGGCTGAGACTCCTGGGCATGTGTATCGACGGCTTCCAACGATCCACATTGAGTTGCCCGAGAGTCTGGTCGGCTTGAAAATAGAGTCGTCCGTCGTCTCGATAACCGAATGTCTCCCGCACCCAAAGGTGGTCACCGGGCTTTCCATGACCTTGCCCAATGGTTAAAACTCCTTCCTCCGGGCAGTCTGTGCATCGCACGAGCCATTGATCAGCCACACGTTTGCCGTCATCGTCG
This Marinobacter salinus DNA region includes the following protein-coding sequences:
- a CDS encoding SOS response-associated peptidase, yielding MCGRFNVTDSPVVGDLMDKLGMPLRPRPQLNVPPGGNAEFVIEGGAGRQLVDGIWSLLIEQKPDGSGYRPNPKFHTFNARSDRLTSSPLWNKAYPSRRCIVPVSAFHEWRGKQVYNIHPKGEATALAGLWQSWRFGGDLVNSFTVITLPPHPRFSHIHPKSIPLMLRPDDFDMWLDPNFNQTDAFQGMMKSHIAAPLICQPVRSANYLDPVGDAEVLEAD